From Pedosphaera parvula Ellin514:
GATTTTGGTTTGTTCGATTTGGATTTGGGCGCCGCCGTGGGCGAGCATGAAGGGGACGTGGCAGTTGAGGAGGATTTTCATGGCTTGGGGCGGGGCGGAAAAAAGTTGGGTTATGGGGCGGTGGGTGGGTTTTCTTTGATGATTTGGTTGATGCCGATGACGGTGGAGCCGGGGGGGATGTCGCGGGTGACGACGGCGTTTGCTCCGATGATGGAGTGTCGACCGATCTTGATGCCGCCGAGGACTTTAGCGCCGGCACCGATGAAGACGTGGTCTTCGATGACGGGGGCGAGGTCATCCACGTTGCGCGCGCCGATGGTGACTTGGTGGAGGATTACAACTCCTTCGCCCAGAATGGCTTGCGAGTGGATGACGATGCCGTAGGGGTGAGGGAGGACGAGTGATTTTGGCAAGGGGCAGTTGATGTCGCAGTTGAGGAAGAGAGTCCAGAGACGGTTGAGAATGGGAATGTGGTTGCGGAGCAGGAAGAGCAAGAGTCTGGCTGCGGCTGGATTCCTGGAGTTACGCAACATGATGGTCATCAGTCGGA
This genomic window contains:
- a CDS encoding serine O-acetyltransferase, producing the protein MLRNSRNPAAARLLLFLLRNHIPILNRLWTLFLNCDINCPLPKSLVLPHPYGIVIHSQAILGEGVVILHQVTIGARNVDDLAPVIEDHVFIGAGAKVLGGIKIGRHSIIGANAVVTRDIPPGSTVIGINQIIKENPPTAP